The Benincasa hispida cultivar B227 chromosome 11, ASM972705v1, whole genome shotgun sequence genome has a segment encoding these proteins:
- the LOC120089772 gene encoding GRB10-interacting GYF protein 2-like, whose product MQTEQAQQQQQLMVQNNTGSLSFSSHLSKEDEEISRSALSTFRAKEEEIERKKMEVREKVQAQLGRVEEETKRLACIREELEALADPMRKEVAQVRKKIDAVNKELKPLGHTCQKKEKEYKEALEAFNDKNKEKVQLITKLMELVSESERLRLKKLEELSKNIDTIR is encoded by the exons ATGCAGACCGAACAAGCTCAGCAGCAGCAACAATTAATGGTGCAGAACAACACAGGAAGCTTAAGCTTCAGCAGCCATTTGTCCAAGGAAGATGAAGAGATTTCCAGGTCGGCTCTCTCCACTTTCCGAGCTAAAGAAGAGGAGATCgagaggaagaagatggaagTCAGAGAGAAAGTTCAAGCACAGTTAGGCCGAGTCGAAGAAGAAACCAAACGCCTCGCTTGCATCCGTGAG GAACTTGAGGCGTTGGCAGATCCAATGAGGAAGGAAGTGGCACAGGTTCGTAAAAAGATCGATGCCGTAAACAAGGAATTAAAGCCTCTAGGACATACCTGTCAAAAGAAG GAAAAAGAGTACAAGGAAGCTCTCGAAGCCTTTAATGACAAGAACAAGGAAAAAGTTCAGCTCATCACGAAATTAATGGAG CTGGTGAGTGaaagtgagaggttgaggctgAAGAAGCTGGAGGAGCTGAGTAAGAACATAGATACGATTCGGTAA